The Puniceicoccales bacterium genome includes a region encoding these proteins:
- the rpsB gene encoding 30S ribosomal protein S2 — protein MNVTISDLFEAGVHLGHQRRRWNPKSKAFVYAHRSGISIIDLEKTHKRLELACEFLEELVAGGQNVMFVATKKQAQDIIRNAAGSLQMPFCVNHWLGGGLTNFDTVKKSLNKYRRFLEMEADGTMDSMLKKEASVIRRQMMRMRRNFEGLTGINELPSALFVVDVKTERIAVAEAKKIGIPVVAIVDTNSDPTVVTYPIPGNDDSSKSIKIIIDCVSEAIAIGKERYSAKKQEIKKNRKIIEKDELIPEQSVVMDEQLTKAAESVTLADEMKSVDKAMGKTRTQISRKIQKSPKEKNEAVLTKGDEPCDAESISKDPKEDQENG, from the coding sequence ATGAATGTGACCATAAGTGATTTGTTTGAAGCTGGCGTGCACCTAGGACACCAGAGAAGGCGTTGGAATCCAAAATCAAAAGCTTTTGTCTATGCGCATAGAAGTGGAATTTCCATCATAGATCTGGAAAAAACACACAAACGTCTGGAACTTGCTTGCGAATTTCTCGAGGAGTTAGTAGCTGGCGGTCAGAATGTTATGTTTGTTGCGACCAAAAAGCAGGCTCAGGATATAATCAGAAATGCCGCCGGTTCGTTGCAGATGCCGTTTTGCGTCAATCATTGGCTTGGAGGTGGTCTTACTAATTTTGATACGGTTAAGAAAAGCCTGAACAAATATCGTCGATTTCTTGAAATGGAAGCCGATGGTACCATGGATTCCATGCTTAAAAAAGAAGCATCGGTTATTCGGCGCCAGATGATGCGCATGCGTAGAAATTTTGAAGGCCTAACCGGAATAAACGAACTTCCATCGGCCCTATTTGTGGTGGATGTAAAGACTGAACGCATAGCCGTTGCCGAAGCGAAAAAAATAGGTATTCCAGTGGTGGCAATTGTCGATACAAATTCTGACCCAACCGTCGTGACCTATCCCATACCCGGAAATGATGACTCTTCAAAGTCCATAAAAATAATTATCGACTGCGTCTCCGAAGCCATCGCCATAGGCAAAGAGAGGTATTCAGCAAAAAAGCAAGAAATAAAGAAAAACAGAAAAATTATAGAAAAAGATGAACTGATACCTGAACAATCTGTCGTTATGGATGAACAACTTACGAAGGCTGCAGAAAGTGTTACTTTAGCCGATGAAATGAAGTCCGTAGATAAAGCCATGGGTAAAACCAGAACACAGATTTCAAGAAAAATCCAAAAATCTCCTAAGGAAAAAAATGAAGCCGTTCTAACCAAAGGAGATGAACCATGTGACGCTGAGTCAATATCGAAAGACCCTAAGGAGGATCAGGAAAATGGTTGA
- the tsf gene encoding translation elongation factor Ts → MVEINAKLVGELRGRTGAGFVDCKKALIEANGNIEEAIDVLRKTGAASAAKKASRQADEGIIDSYIHNGSKIGVLLELNCETDFVAKNSDFKRLAHDICMHIAASNPMFISKEDVPASLLEKEKEIAAAQAADKPANAMEKIINGKIDKWLNQICLMNQQFIKDPDKTISDLLTEHIAIIGENIRIGRFVRFQIGE, encoded by the coding sequence ATGGTTGAAATAAATGCAAAATTAGTCGGCGAACTGCGTGGACGCACAGGCGCAGGATTTGTCGATTGTAAAAAAGCTTTGATCGAAGCCAATGGTAATATAGAAGAAGCTATCGATGTTCTCCGCAAAACTGGTGCAGCTTCCGCGGCGAAAAAAGCTAGCCGTCAAGCCGATGAAGGAATTATCGATTCCTATATCCACAACGGCAGCAAAATTGGTGTTCTTCTCGAACTGAATTGCGAAACCGATTTCGTTGCAAAAAATTCTGATTTCAAGCGACTTGCCCATGATATATGCATGCATATAGCCGCATCCAATCCTATGTTCATTTCTAAAGAAGATGTGCCAGCGAGTTTATTAGAAAAAGAGAAAGAAATTGCCGCAGCTCAAGCAGCTGATAAACCAGCCAATGCCATGGAAAAGATAATCAATGGTAAAATAGATAAATGGTTAAATCAGATATGTTTGATGAACCAACAATTCATAAAAGATCCGGATAAAACCATTTCAGATCTTTTGACAGAACATATTGCCATAATTGGCGAAAATATCCGAATTGGTCGATTTGTTAGGTTTCAAATCGGCGAATAA
- the thrS gene encoding threonine--tRNA ligase — MSESALREIRHSAAHVLASAVGRLFPTAKFDIGPATETGFYYDFDVDHQFSAEDLALLEKEMISIIEENQPFEKTIVTREEASELFSAGNQEYKLSRLNDIEDGAEISLYRNGEFMDLCRGPHVANTNEIKAIKLLSVAGAYYRGNENNKQLQRIYGTAFDSKDDLELFLKQMEEAKLRDHRKIGKEMQLFMIDDEFGQGLILWLPNGTIIRNELQKFILSELEKRGYSQVITPNLAKLDLFRTSGHFPYYRDAQYPPIPERVTLQKLLDNNASCKEMMTGLENGQLDGFLVKPMNCPGHIKIYASKPRSYRELPIKLAEFGTVYRWEQSGELSGMTRVRGFTQDDAHIFCTEEQLDSEINECLQLVQLIFKTLGMSDFRVRVSLRDKDSSKYIGSDESWLCAEKALNHAAESIGVPFTLEEGEAAFYGPKIDFVVKDVIGREWQLGTIQVDYNLPERFNLAYIGRDNKAHRPVMIHRAPFGSLERFCGVLIEHFGGNFPTWLAPEQIRVLSVNDEVTEGVKTIHNKLRENNLRACVDIEPEKLGAKIRKAELDKVPYMFIVGTDEMNNGTVSVRSRVNKSINGTIHLEKILEMIIKEIQEKRLPSSMK, encoded by the coding sequence ATGAGTGAGTCGGCTTTACGTGAAATCAGGCATTCAGCAGCCCATGTGTTGGCGAGCGCCGTGGGAAGGTTGTTTCCAACGGCCAAATTTGACATAGGGCCGGCAACTGAAACCGGATTTTATTACGATTTCGATGTGGATCACCAGTTCAGTGCTGAGGATTTGGCGCTACTGGAAAAGGAAATGATATCAATCATCGAAGAAAATCAACCCTTTGAGAAAACAATCGTAACCAGAGAAGAGGCCAGTGAATTATTTTCTGCCGGAAACCAAGAGTATAAACTGTCGCGCCTGAACGACATTGAAGATGGTGCAGAAATTTCTTTGTATAGAAATGGCGAGTTTATGGATCTGTGCCGTGGACCACATGTGGCTAATACTAACGAAATCAAGGCAATAAAGTTACTTAGCGTTGCCGGAGCCTATTATAGAGGCAATGAAAACAATAAGCAGTTGCAGCGCATTTATGGTACCGCCTTTGACTCCAAAGATGACCTCGAACTATTTTTAAAACAAATGGAAGAGGCCAAATTGCGCGACCATCGCAAGATCGGCAAAGAAATGCAGCTGTTCATGATAGATGATGAATTCGGCCAAGGACTAATTCTTTGGCTTCCCAATGGCACAATAATTCGCAATGAACTACAAAAATTCATACTTTCGGAACTGGAAAAGCGTGGCTATTCGCAGGTTATAACACCGAATCTAGCTAAACTAGATCTATTCAGAACATCCGGACATTTTCCTTACTACCGAGACGCCCAATATCCACCAATTCCGGAACGCGTTACTCTACAAAAACTTCTAGATAACAATGCGTCATGCAAGGAGATGATGACTGGTCTAGAAAATGGCCAACTGGATGGATTTCTCGTAAAACCAATGAACTGTCCAGGCCATATTAAAATATACGCCTCCAAGCCAAGGTCTTATCGCGAATTACCGATTAAATTAGCCGAATTCGGCACGGTATATCGCTGGGAACAGTCCGGTGAACTAAGTGGTATGACCAGGGTACGTGGATTTACTCAGGATGATGCACATATTTTTTGCACCGAAGAACAGCTGGACAGTGAAATAAACGAATGTCTTCAATTGGTACAGCTAATATTCAAAACCCTTGGCATGTCGGACTTTCGGGTTCGCGTGAGCCTCCGAGACAAGGATTCTTCAAAATACATAGGATCGGACGAATCCTGGCTATGTGCCGAAAAGGCACTCAACCATGCTGCCGAATCCATTGGCGTGCCATTCACCCTCGAGGAAGGCGAAGCTGCATTTTATGGCCCCAAAATAGATTTTGTAGTCAAAGATGTCATCGGCCGGGAGTGGCAACTTGGAACCATTCAAGTGGATTATAACCTTCCGGAGCGGTTCAATTTAGCATACATCGGCCGGGATAATAAAGCCCATCGACCAGTGATGATACATCGCGCACCCTTCGGTTCATTGGAAAGGTTTTGCGGTGTGCTCATCGAGCATTTTGGCGGAAATTTTCCCACTTGGCTCGCCCCGGAACAGATTCGAGTTTTATCTGTGAATGATGAGGTGACAGAAGGCGTTAAGACCATTCATAACAAATTGCGCGAGAATAATTTGAGAGCTTGCGTCGACATAGAACCGGAGAAACTCGGCGCAAAAATAAGAAAGGCCGAGCTCGATAAGGTCCCTTACATGTTCATTGTGGGCACAGACGAAATGAATAACGGAACCGTGTCCGTCCGTTCCAGGGTTAATAAGTCCATTAATGGCACGATTCATTTGGAAAAAATTTTAGAAATGATCATTAAAGAAATCCAGGAGAAAAGGTTACCATCATCTATGAAATGA